A part of Nesterenkonia lutea genomic DNA contains:
- a CDS encoding pyridoxamine 5'-phosphate oxidase family protein: MTDLTAEDLVKKLNDIGTCMFTTLDQSHRIVSRPMGVTEIDDQHKFWFFTPLNSDKIEDIIGEGEVNLGFVDDHTWVSIAGNAQVIADEKRKAELWDLGPKAYFEGGPEDPNAVLICVTPETAQYWEGPGKAAALVKMAKSAFSDDTPNMGDQGRVQL, encoded by the coding sequence ATGACTGACCTGACGGCTGAAGACCTCGTCAAGAAGCTGAACGACATCGGCACCTGCATGTTCACCACACTGGACCAGAGCCACCGGATCGTCTCCCGCCCCATGGGGGTCACCGAGATCGACGACCAGCACAAGTTCTGGTTCTTCACCCCGCTGAACTCGGACAAGATCGAGGACATCATCGGCGAGGGCGAGGTCAACCTCGGCTTCGTGGATGACCACACGTGGGTCTCCATCGCGGGAAATGCTCAGGTCATCGCCGATGAGAAGCGCAAGGCCGAACTGTGGGACCTAGGTCCGAAGGCCTACTTCGAGGGCGGTCCCGAGGACCCCAACGCGGTGCTGATCTGCGTGACTCCGGAGACCGCCCAGTACTGGGAAGGTCCCGGCAAGGCTGCGGCACTCGTGAAGATGGCGAAGTCGGCATTCTCAGATGACACCCCGAACATGGGTGACCAGGGCCGCGTTCAACTGTAA
- a CDS encoding DNA/RNA helicase domain-containing protein — protein sequence MRGSGETRRTSLPDIVLNGYGLQRNRTAKDWINSNTSLEEVGSIHTVQGYDLNYAGVVIGPDLRFDIDQQRSIFDRANYFDSKVKENSPRLGLKFSDDDLLEYVINIYGVLLTRGIKGTYVYIGDPDLRNYLAPYFTAAGTPPWRADAGIAPARKAEIPVPGGRTGTWNGRVPFDDKEGAGHRSDPSLLKTELAYS from the coding sequence ATGCGTGGCAGTGGAGAAACAAGAAGGACGAGCCTTCCCGACATAGTCCTCAATGGTTATGGCCTCCAGCGGAACCGAACGGCGAAGGACTGGATCAACTCAAATACGTCCCTGGAGGAAGTCGGGTCAATCCACACGGTTCAGGGATATGACTTGAACTACGCAGGGGTGGTCATCGGGCCGGACTTGAGATTCGACATCGACCAACAACGGAGCATCTTTGACCGCGCCAACTACTTCGACTCCAAGGTCAAAGAGAACAGTCCTCGGTTGGGCCTGAAGTTCAGCGATGATGACCTTCTGGAGTACGTCATAAACATCTATGGTGTTCTGCTGACCCGGGGGATCAAGGGAACCTACGTCTACATCGGCGATCCCGACCTGCGCAACTACCTGGCCCCGTACTTCACAGCAGCTGGGACGCCTCCGTGGAGGGCAGACGCAGGAATCGCGCCCGCGAGGAAGGCCGAGATTCCCGTGCCAGGGGGCAGGACCGGGACGTGGAACGGAAGAGTTCCGTTCGACGATAAAGAAGGGGCGGGCCACCGAAGTGACCCGTCCCTTCTCAAGACTGAGCTGGCTTACAGTTGA
- a CDS encoding SDR family NAD(P)-dependent oxidoreductase produces the protein MLQSPVAILTGATGGIGRALAHTLDERGYRLLVHGFDTVEAGKELQDSLKCALYFDSDLSTQEGAMLLAQETRETFGRIDLLVNNAAVGIPLEHGNIAGVTPEFFQLALSVNLLGPWFMTQACAPDLRDTRGSVINMSSMAASTVSGSSIPYAVSKAGLEHLTRLLAVAMGPEVRVNALAPGLVDTERTRAWEHLRKEVIQSSPMRRSGTPEDVARACMSLIDSPYTTGATLPVDGGQRLV, from the coding sequence ATGCTTCAATCACCTGTAGCTATTCTAACCGGCGCCACCGGGGGCATTGGCCGGGCACTGGCACACACGTTAGATGAGCGAGGTTACCGCTTACTAGTCCACGGTTTTGACACGGTCGAAGCAGGAAAGGAACTACAGGATAGCCTCAAGTGTGCGCTCTACTTTGACTCCGACCTGTCCACTCAAGAGGGCGCAATGTTACTCGCGCAAGAGACTCGCGAAACTTTCGGCAGAATTGATCTACTCGTCAATAACGCGGCCGTAGGCATTCCACTCGAGCACGGGAATATAGCGGGTGTCACGCCGGAGTTCTTTCAACTTGCGCTTTCTGTGAACCTACTGGGTCCGTGGTTCATGACGCAGGCTTGCGCCCCCGACCTCCGCGACACTCGAGGATCAGTTATAAACATGAGCTCTATGGCCGCTTCCACGGTGAGCGGAAGCTCGATTCCCTATGCTGTGAGCAAGGCGGGACTGGAACATCTTACGAGGCTCCTCGCGGTCGCAATGGGACCGGAAGTGCGAGTGAACGCGTTGGCACCCGGATTGGTAGATACTGAGCGCACCAGGGCTTGGGAACACCTACGCAAAGAAGTGATTCAATCCAGCCCAATGCGGCGTTCAGGCACGCCGGAGGACGTAGCCCGAGCCTGCATGTCGCTGATTGATTCGCCCTACACGACAGGGGCAACACTGCCGGTAGACGGCGGCCAACGGTTGGTGTAG
- a CDS encoding ISL3 family transposase, whose protein sequence is MPQNTCAPSPLSAHHTNEHPVRDAASVVFNLAGYTVTEATDLPLGGRRVVVTAEAPENACPSCGVLSARVHQRVRQRVKDIPTGGDRAELVVIKPRFLCAETRCPRRTFTQVTEQLPVRARCTTRLKETVAAAVLDSGRATAEVAAAHGIAWGTVNTAILTQTMVLPQVDQVPVRALGIDEHRFATAKWFKHPETAVWCRVEPWMSTFVDAHTGHVLGVIDGRSSKNVTAWLQGRSQAWLDRLEVVAIDPSTTFRSAIRTVLPAVEISVDHFHLVKLGNQMLTSVRQRALREVLGRRGRKQDAVWAHRMLLLRAGDRLTDAGLHRLEQVLDDADFEQVAAAWAVKEQLRRILNAESVSAAQSARIDFELAVAAAGLPEADRLAATVAAWWPQIKVFIRTRVTNARTEAANTAIKQIKRTGRGFRTQNNYQSRILARSFRQTRRRSQIHARAGLHAQV, encoded by the coding sequence ATGCCCCAGAATACGTGCGCGCCCTCGCCCCTGTCTGCCCACCACACCAATGAGCATCCGGTGCGCGATGCAGCATCGGTGGTCTTCAACCTGGCCGGCTACACCGTCACCGAAGCCACTGACCTGCCACTGGGAGGCAGGCGGGTCGTGGTCACCGCCGAGGCCCCTGAGAACGCCTGCCCGAGTTGCGGGGTGCTCTCCGCTCGGGTGCACCAGCGGGTCCGTCAACGAGTCAAGGACATCCCGACCGGCGGGGACAGGGCCGAGCTGGTGGTCATCAAGCCGCGCTTCCTCTGCGCCGAGACGCGATGCCCGCGCAGGACCTTCACCCAGGTCACCGAGCAGCTGCCCGTGCGGGCACGGTGCACCACCCGACTCAAGGAGACGGTGGCGGCCGCAGTGCTGGACTCCGGGCGGGCCACCGCCGAAGTCGCCGCCGCCCACGGGATCGCCTGGGGCACGGTCAACACCGCGATCCTCACCCAGACCATGGTCCTGCCCCAGGTGGATCAGGTGCCGGTACGGGCGCTGGGCATCGATGAGCACCGCTTCGCCACCGCGAAGTGGTTCAAGCACCCCGAGACCGCCGTGTGGTGCCGGGTGGAGCCCTGGATGAGCACCTTCGTCGACGCCCACACCGGACACGTCCTCGGAGTGATCGACGGCCGGTCCTCGAAGAACGTCACCGCCTGGCTGCAGGGACGCTCCCAGGCGTGGCTGGACCGCCTCGAAGTCGTGGCGATCGACCCCTCGACCACGTTCCGGTCTGCGATCCGCACGGTGCTTCCCGCGGTGGAGATCAGTGTGGATCACTTCCACCTGGTCAAGCTGGGCAACCAAATGCTCACTTCAGTTCGTCAGCGCGCCCTGCGCGAGGTGCTGGGCCGGCGGGGCCGGAAGCAGGACGCCGTCTGGGCCCACCGGATGCTTCTGCTGCGCGCTGGAGACCGGCTCACCGACGCCGGGCTGCACCGCCTCGAGCAGGTCCTCGACGACGCCGATTTCGAGCAGGTCGCCGCCGCTTGGGCGGTGAAGGAGCAACTGCGCAGGATCTTGAACGCAGAGTCCGTCTCTGCGGCGCAGAGCGCGAGGATCGACTTTGAGCTGGCGGTGGCCGCTGCCGGGCTGCCCGAGGCCGACAGGCTGGCGGCCACGGTGGCGGCGTGGTGGCCGCAGATCAAGGTGTTCATCCGGACCCGGGTGACCAACGCGCGGACCGAGGCGGCGAACACGGCCATCAAGCAGATCAAGCGCACCGGCCGGGGTTTCCGGACTCAGAACAACTACCAGTCACGTATTCTGGCCAGGAGCTTCAGGCAGACACGCCGACGCTCCCAAATCCATGCTCGAGCAGGACTCCACGCTCAAGTGTGA
- a CDS encoding GntR family transcriptional regulator, which translates to MELHDSAPAHKGEHESVAQRILGTLRREIVTARLEPGQIIQETETASRLGVSKTPVREALQTLLSEGFVMVFPRRGYVVRPLGLNDIREIMDLRMSIEPPITGVAARLSTIELVRKLEKILSHHVDESLGFAERLQAANEFHRTIASTAGNKRAGRLLNTYLDETTRIHYMFSRAMDHVVSPVELHSHRQIVDAIADKDELGAREAMSAHLRESNEALLQSFY; encoded by the coding sequence ATGGAACTGCACGATTCAGCACCTGCGCATAAAGGCGAGCACGAGTCGGTGGCGCAACGGATTCTTGGGACTCTGCGTCGGGAGATTGTGACTGCTCGGCTAGAGCCAGGACAAATAATCCAGGAGACGGAGACAGCCTCGCGACTCGGGGTGTCGAAAACACCAGTACGCGAAGCATTACAGACCCTCCTTTCGGAGGGATTCGTCATGGTGTTCCCGAGGCGAGGTTACGTGGTCAGACCCCTGGGCCTAAACGACATACGAGAGATCATGGATCTACGGATGTCAATTGAGCCGCCGATCACGGGAGTCGCTGCGCGCCTATCCACTATTGAATTGGTGAGAAAGCTCGAAAAGATCTTGTCTCACCACGTAGATGAGAGTCTGGGCTTCGCTGAGCGCCTTCAGGCAGCGAACGAATTTCACCGAACAATCGCTTCCACTGCGGGAAACAAGCGTGCAGGAAGACTCTTGAATACATACCTTGACGAAACAACCCGGATACATTATATGTTCTCTCGGGCAATGGACCACGTCGTTTCGCCGGTGGAGCTTCATTCACACCGACAAATCGTGGATGCTATTGCCGATAAGGATGAACTTGGTGCTCGAGAGGCAATGAGCGCTCACCTTCGCGAGTCGAATGAGGCACTCCTTCAGTCATTCTATTGA
- a CDS encoding substrate-binding periplasmic protein — MKRLTVLEQKPVTAFIATSSIALLVLTGCSGDAGTEPDSANAATGDVAEDCTPLHEFPTLEDGVLNVAAMNAAPKFHALSDSGPFEGIDATLITEFAEENCLDVLFKPMTGAAAQLDLREGKSDLFGGLHIKTAERGEVFGQAEGYVIYDALGITSASEDSFDTIESMDGATVGVLSGSFFAETLKDALGEENIEEYQSDTNAFEDLQAGRIDAVANQSMMSFNLSNDAEGYETNIIDEDPNHPELTALLEINWPHTHGVPEFTAAIDDYYTRAKEDGTVERVLEENGVTEEAADFYINGR; from the coding sequence ATGAAACGACTCACGGTTCTCGAACAGAAGCCTGTAACTGCTTTCATCGCTACCTCAAGTATCGCGCTACTTGTGTTGACGGGGTGTTCCGGGGACGCCGGAACGGAACCTGACTCAGCGAACGCAGCCACGGGAGACGTAGCTGAGGATTGCACTCCGCTCCACGAATTTCCCACTCTTGAGGACGGGGTGTTAAATGTCGCAGCGATGAATGCGGCACCGAAATTCCATGCTCTGTCGGACAGTGGCCCATTCGAGGGCATCGACGCAACGCTCATTACCGAGTTCGCCGAGGAGAACTGCCTTGACGTGCTCTTCAAGCCGATGACCGGGGCGGCGGCGCAATTGGACCTACGTGAAGGAAAGTCCGACCTGTTTGGTGGCCTTCATATCAAGACCGCGGAACGGGGAGAGGTGTTCGGTCAGGCTGAGGGGTACGTTATTTACGATGCGCTCGGCATCACATCGGCTTCCGAGGACTCCTTTGACACGATCGAGTCGATGGACGGTGCTACCGTCGGCGTCCTGTCCGGCTCCTTCTTTGCTGAGACGTTAAAGGACGCTCTTGGAGAGGAGAATATTGAAGAGTATCAGAGCGATACAAATGCCTTCGAAGACTTGCAGGCGGGTCGAATTGACGCCGTGGCGAACCAGTCCATGATGAGCTTCAACCTGAGCAATGACGCAGAGGGTTACGAGACTAACATTATTGATGAAGACCCAAATCATCCAGAACTCACCGCCTTGCTCGAAATCAACTGGCCGCATACTCACGGCGTCCCTGAGTTCACCGCCGCAATCGATGACTACTACACGCGGGCGAAGGAGGATGGAACCGTCGAACGGGTCCTAGAGGAGAATGGTGTCACGGAGGAAGCTGCTGACTTCTACATCAACGGACGCTAG
- a CDS encoding amino acid ABC transporter permease produces MEEFLDIIVGLLPGLWLSVLMAGASVAIGIPLGFVAGLTLNGQDKSLRWFVIALVELFRGFPALLTLYLVYFGLTDIVTLDRFAAVVAAFGVTTAAYTAEIFRASIASVPSGQIEAAQAVALTKRQIISKVVVPHVLNIAVPPILGIVIITFQGTALAYAIGAKELLGSAYSIGMINFRVLEPLLVAALLYLLFTSLLAWMEILADRRVARITGAGIGSASTRRRTRRLRQRNSHAGSASLPVKIHQ; encoded by the coding sequence ATGGAAGAATTCCTGGATATTATTGTCGGCCTACTGCCTGGGCTATGGTTGAGCGTGCTGATGGCGGGCGCGAGTGTCGCAATTGGTATTCCGCTCGGGTTCGTTGCTGGACTAACTCTAAATGGCCAGGACAAGTCGCTACGCTGGTTCGTGATCGCCCTAGTAGAGCTGTTTCGCGGCTTTCCCGCTCTACTGACCCTGTATCTAGTCTATTTCGGACTCACAGATATCGTGACTCTAGATCGGTTTGCAGCTGTCGTGGCCGCCTTTGGCGTGACTACTGCGGCCTACACCGCTGAGATATTTCGAGCATCAATCGCGAGTGTTCCGTCCGGGCAAATTGAGGCCGCGCAGGCCGTCGCTCTCACCAAGAGACAGATCATCTCTAAAGTTGTCGTTCCTCACGTCCTGAACATCGCTGTTCCGCCTATTCTCGGTATCGTAATCATTACATTTCAGGGAACTGCACTCGCATATGCAATCGGGGCAAAAGAGCTTCTGGGAAGTGCCTACTCGATCGGAATGATCAATTTCCGGGTGCTCGAGCCGCTGCTGGTTGCAGCGCTGCTCTATCTGCTCTTTACTTCGTTGCTGGCGTGGATGGAGATACTAGCCGACCGGCGAGTTGCCCGGATCACCGGTGCTGGTATCGGTAGTGCTTCCACCCGAAGACGCACCCGACGTCTACGACAACGAAATTCCCATGCCGGTTCGGCGTCGCTACCAGTCAAGATTCATCAGTAA
- a CDS encoding amino acid ABC transporter permease, translated as MLEADYVLEGLWVTLQIWLGAFLLSAVLAIPVAMLRRSRNPVANFLGALWAWIARGIPPIAWLIIIYFGISLGVISQVPVLAAIVGLGIVNSAYIGDSIRSGLDSVSDGQREAAASVALTRTDALVRVVLPQAIPVMLASTAAYSITLLKNTAIASIIGANEMVFYAYNAVQVGADPIMAFLTIGIVYLIITVPIGMFARWLDSRVKRGSVKVAY; from the coding sequence ATGCTTGAAGCGGACTACGTCCTTGAGGGACTGTGGGTGACACTCCAAATTTGGCTCGGCGCGTTCTTGCTGTCAGCAGTCCTCGCTATCCCCGTGGCGATGTTGCGACGGTCAAGGAACCCCGTCGCTAACTTTCTTGGGGCGCTCTGGGCGTGGATAGCGAGAGGTATCCCACCTATCGCATGGCTGATCATTATCTATTTCGGTATCTCGCTGGGTGTCATATCGCAAGTCCCTGTGCTCGCTGCGATCGTCGGTCTTGGGATCGTCAACTCTGCATACATCGGTGACAGCATACGCTCGGGACTCGATTCAGTATCGGACGGTCAGCGGGAAGCCGCAGCTTCCGTCGCTTTGACTCGGACGGATGCTCTGGTCCGCGTGGTACTTCCGCAAGCTATTCCAGTGATGCTTGCCTCTACCGCAGCCTATTCGATTACCCTACTCAAGAATACCGCCATAGCGTCAATAATCGGCGCGAATGAAATGGTCTTCTACGCGTACAACGCGGTGCAGGTAGGTGCGGATCCAATAATGGCTTTCCTGACGATAGGGATCGTGTATCTGATAATAACGGTACCCATCGGAATGTTTGCACGCTGGTTGGACTCTCGAGTCAAACGGGGATCAGTAAAGGTGGCGTACTAA
- a CDS encoding amino acid ABC transporter ATP-binding protein, whose product MTETLDPPALSATNLHKWFGDKEILRGISVDVEKGEHIAIIGPSGSGKSTFIRCLNLLEVPEQGTLDLEGRRVFEASEKNSTSSVRALRKRVGMVFQSFNLFATHTAIENVSLAQRLALGRSKAEATNRSEQLLERVGLKAHMYKHPGQLSGGQQQRVAIARSLALDPEVILFDEPTSAIDPEMRVEVLRVMKELVEEGMTMLTVTHEIQFAKEAADRVMFLADGEVLEDGPAEQILTDPSNERIRRFVNSLSGAV is encoded by the coding sequence ATGACGGAAACCTTGGACCCGCCAGCGTTGTCGGCAACAAACTTGCATAAGTGGTTCGGAGACAAAGAGATACTACGAGGTATAAGCGTCGACGTGGAGAAGGGAGAGCACATAGCGATAATCGGGCCAAGCGGTTCAGGCAAAAGCACGTTTATACGCTGCTTGAACCTGTTAGAGGTTCCCGAGCAGGGCACCCTGGATCTAGAAGGTCGACGCGTTTTTGAGGCTTCCGAAAAAAACAGCACAAGTTCTGTGCGCGCTTTGAGGAAGCGAGTCGGAATGGTGTTTCAGTCTTTCAACCTTTTCGCCACGCACACGGCCATCGAAAACGTAAGCCTCGCCCAGCGCTTAGCGTTGGGTCGTAGCAAGGCCGAAGCTACAAACCGCTCCGAGCAACTCCTCGAGCGAGTCGGTTTGAAGGCCCACATGTATAAGCACCCCGGCCAACTCTCCGGAGGACAACAACAACGAGTGGCAATCGCTCGATCGCTGGCCCTTGACCCAGAAGTCATTCTTTTCGATGAGCCCACCAGTGCCATAGACCCGGAAATGCGTGTCGAAGTACTTCGCGTTATGAAGGAACTTGTCGAGGAGGGTATGACAATGCTGACCGTGACCCACGAGATTCAGTTCGCGAAGGAGGCAGCAGACCGTGTGATGTTCCTCGCCGATGGTGAGGTTCTGGAAGATGGTCCAGCTGAGCAAATTCTGACGGATCCGTCTAACGAGCGCATCCGTCGTTTCGTGAACTCACTTAGCGGAGCCGTGTGA
- a CDS encoding dihydroxy-acid dehydratase: protein MSQRGIAGRGGGLFDDPGQDGLMHRAFLRGGGFSAEEVRSRPVIGIANSASDLNPCNMGLALLVKEVKRGVKAAGGLPLEFPTISISEPFTRPTSLYLRNLMSMDVEEMISVSPIDGVVLMGGCDKTVPAQIMGAISAGKPSVMVTAGPRPVSCHRGNASVTVDDAWPFCDRRRVGEVDDQEWLEFEGNLNVGVGTCNVMGTASTMAAIAEVLGFALPGSSLAEAGSAERRRIAYETGIEAVAAVQRGQAPRGLISMDSLENAFRAVMALGGSTNSVIHLEAFAGRAGLQIGIEKLQTWSRDTPYLTNVLPGGEYTLPDFAEAGGLAGVLVRIRDLLKLDTHTARGTKWRDELSAVSAVENTVIRERTAPEAKRSSLVMLKGNLAPNGAVLKTAGAEDPRFFKHRGRVVVFDGLDDLNDRIDDPELDVNADSILVLRGLGAVGAPGMPEVGHIPIPAKLHRQGVTEMVRLSDARMSGTSTGVVVLHISPEAAVGGPIAYLQDGDEVRLDAETGCLEHFVDDQEFASRKPFRPADPPTRGFAKLHVSHVLQPEYGCDFDFLREPSAPIAQQLTSQYQHKAEG from the coding sequence ATGTCTCAACGGGGTATCGCCGGCCGGGGTGGAGGTCTCTTCGACGACCCAGGCCAGGACGGTCTGATGCATCGCGCCTTCCTGCGCGGTGGTGGATTCAGCGCTGAGGAGGTGAGAAGCAGACCGGTAATCGGCATCGCGAATAGTGCCTCTGACCTCAACCCGTGCAACATGGGGCTTGCACTTCTTGTCAAAGAGGTAAAGCGGGGCGTCAAGGCGGCGGGGGGCCTCCCGCTCGAGTTTCCTACTATCTCGATATCTGAGCCGTTCACCCGGCCTACGAGCCTCTATCTGCGGAACCTCATGTCGATGGACGTAGAAGAGATGATCAGCGTTTCGCCCATTGACGGCGTGGTCCTCATGGGTGGATGCGACAAAACGGTGCCTGCACAAATCATGGGCGCTATCAGCGCAGGCAAGCCCTCGGTGATGGTGACAGCGGGGCCGCGGCCTGTCTCTTGTCACCGTGGGAATGCCTCGGTCACTGTGGATGACGCCTGGCCATTCTGCGACCGGCGTCGCGTAGGCGAGGTTGATGACCAGGAGTGGCTGGAGTTTGAGGGAAATCTCAACGTCGGCGTCGGCACATGCAATGTTATGGGGACCGCCAGCACCATGGCCGCGATCGCAGAAGTGCTCGGGTTCGCGCTTCCGGGGAGCTCTCTGGCAGAAGCAGGAAGCGCAGAGAGGCGAAGAATCGCCTACGAAACCGGGATAGAAGCAGTTGCTGCGGTGCAACGTGGGCAGGCGCCGCGTGGGCTGATCTCAATGGATTCGCTCGAGAATGCCTTTCGTGCCGTCATGGCGCTAGGCGGCTCCACAAACTCCGTAATTCATCTTGAAGCGTTCGCTGGACGCGCCGGGCTGCAGATCGGCATTGAGAAGTTGCAAACCTGGTCTCGGGATACTCCTTACCTCACCAACGTACTGCCAGGTGGCGAATACACGTTGCCAGATTTTGCTGAGGCGGGAGGACTGGCTGGCGTTTTGGTTCGCATTCGTGACCTCCTCAAGCTCGATACGCACACCGCACGTGGCACCAAGTGGCGCGACGAACTGAGCGCAGTATCGGCCGTTGAGAACACTGTGATTCGGGAGCGAACTGCTCCGGAAGCTAAGCGAAGTTCTCTTGTCATGCTGAAGGGAAATCTCGCCCCTAACGGCGCGGTGCTGAAGACCGCCGGCGCAGAAGACCCAAGGTTCTTCAAGCACCGAGGCCGTGTAGTGGTCTTTGACGGACTGGATGACTTGAATGACCGCATTGACGACCCCGAACTCGACGTAAATGCGGACAGCATCCTCGTACTGCGCGGACTTGGCGCGGTGGGGGCACCGGGAATGCCCGAAGTAGGTCATATCCCCATCCCAGCGAAACTCCACCGACAGGGTGTGACTGAAATGGTGCGGTTGTCGGACGCTCGAATGAGCGGTACTTCCACCGGGGTAGTAGTGCTCCACATATCTCCCGAGGCGGCTGTTGGCGGGCCGATCGCCTACTTGCAGGACGGTGACGAAGTACGTCTTGACGCCGAGACTGGGTGCCTCGAACACTTCGTGGATGACCAAGAGTTCGCGTCCCGGAAACCCTTCCGGCCAGCTGACCCGCCCACGCGTGGTTTTGCCAAGCTACACGTGAGCCACGTGCTCCAACCCGAATATGGGTGTGACTTCGACTTTCTGCGAGAGCCCTCGGCCCCGATTGCTCAACAGCTCACTTCTCAATATCAGCACAAGGCAGAAGGATAA
- a CDS encoding 2-hydroxyacid dehydrogenase, translating to MQLNTQEGVHTVLQVGSMPPELATRLHREFTVLQLPSVGVERFLEENGSRVTIAVTTGLTGVSGQLMRALPNLDAVISFGVGFETIDICAAEQLGVVVSNTPDVLTDCVADLAVGLLIDCLRGISAADRFVRQGNWINGPYPLGTRVSGKRIGIVGLGRIGLATARRLEAFGPTIAYHSRNRLVEVAYPWYESLIDLASDSDVLIVAVSGGTSTTGLVSREVIAALGSDGYLINVARGTVVDENALVDALAQKQIAGAGLDVYTHEPRVPEALLALDNVVALPHLGSATTETRLDMANLFLMNLRQFIAEGTLTTPVS from the coding sequence ATGCAACTGAACACACAAGAAGGCGTCCACACCGTTCTTCAAGTCGGATCGATGCCACCTGAACTTGCAACCCGACTCCATCGAGAGTTCACGGTCCTTCAGTTACCCAGCGTTGGCGTCGAGAGATTTCTCGAGGAAAACGGGAGTCGGGTAACCATCGCGGTGACCACCGGTTTGACAGGGGTGAGTGGTCAACTCATGCGTGCTCTTCCGAATCTCGACGCTGTCATCAGTTTTGGGGTCGGCTTTGAGACGATCGATATCTGCGCCGCGGAGCAGCTGGGGGTCGTTGTAAGCAACACTCCGGATGTACTAACCGACTGCGTCGCAGATCTGGCGGTTGGTCTGCTCATAGACTGCCTGCGAGGCATCAGCGCCGCCGATCGCTTTGTACGGCAAGGCAACTGGATCAACGGTCCGTACCCACTGGGCACGCGGGTCTCCGGCAAACGTATAGGAATTGTCGGTTTGGGGCGCATTGGGCTGGCGACCGCCCGGCGACTGGAAGCTTTTGGTCCGACGATCGCGTATCACAGTCGAAACCGCTTGGTTGAGGTTGCTTATCCCTGGTACGAGTCCCTCATCGACCTCGCATCCGACAGCGACGTTCTTATCGTTGCTGTCTCAGGAGGAACGTCGACAACTGGGTTGGTGTCCCGAGAAGTCATTGCGGCGCTGGGTTCCGATGGCTACTTGATCAATGTCGCTCGTGGCACGGTGGTCGACGAGAACGCACTCGTCGACGCATTGGCGCAGAAGCAAATCGCCGGTGCGGGTCTAGACGTCTATACCCACGAGCCTCGAGTCCCAGAGGCACTCTTGGCCCTGGACAACGTCGTGGCACTGCCTCACCTGGGCAGCGCCACCACCGAGACGCGGCTGGACATGGCAAATCTCTTTCTCATGAACCTGCGTCAATTCATAGCCGAAGGTACGTTGACGACGCCGGTGTCCTGA
- a CDS encoding SDR family oxidoreductase, translated as MTDELNSRVAVVTGAGSGIGKAVATRMLGAGYRVVLAGRREEPLRALANGHPNALVLSTDITIAEQVTRLFTGARDRWGRLDVLFNNAGVPGPTASVDEIEPEAWDAVIALNLTAAAMCARAAMKVMKAQNPRGGRIINNGSLAAHAPRPQSVAYTTTKHAISGLTKSIELDGRAYGISCGQIDIGNTETELVDRFVTGPGALQPDGRRMQEPTFPVDEAARAVMFMADTPPSANVNSVVITAAGMPFIGRG; from the coding sequence ATGACAGACGAACTCAACTCCCGCGTCGCAGTCGTAACCGGCGCGGGGTCGGGAATCGGGAAAGCCGTAGCTACACGCATGCTAGGCGCGGGGTACCGGGTGGTACTTGCCGGCCGCCGTGAAGAACCGCTCCGCGCTCTCGCGAATGGCCATCCAAACGCTCTGGTCCTGTCAACAGACATCACGATCGCTGAGCAGGTGACTCGATTGTTCACCGGGGCCCGCGATCGATGGGGACGACTCGACGTGCTCTTTAACAATGCTGGCGTTCCTGGACCCACGGCGAGCGTGGATGAGATTGAGCCTGAAGCTTGGGATGCTGTCATTGCACTGAACCTTACGGCCGCCGCTATGTGTGCGCGTGCGGCAATGAAGGTTATGAAAGCGCAGAATCCGCGAGGCGGCCGCATAATCAACAATGGTTCGCTCGCGGCACATGCCCCACGCCCGCAATCCGTCGCTTACACAACGACAAAACACGCGATATCTGGACTGACGAAGTCGATAGAGCTGGATGGGCGAGCCTACGGGATATCCTGTGGCCAAATAGACATAGGAAACACGGAAACTGAGCTCGTGGACCGCTTCGTGACCGGGCCCGGCGCACTACAGCCGGATGGCCGCAGGATGCAGGAACCGACCTTTCCAGTGGACGAAGCAGCACGAGCTGTTATGTTTATGGCCGATACTCCGCCGTCAGCGAACGTAAATTCCGTCGTTATAACGGCTGCAGGCATGCCATTTATTGGACGTGGCTAA